In Arachis hypogaea cultivar Tifrunner chromosome 17, arahy.Tifrunner.gnm2.J5K5, whole genome shotgun sequence, a single window of DNA contains:
- the LOC140180649 gene encoding uncharacterized protein gives MAYFLIELNRDIVNTVDRHPFVTMEDLVNLAIKVETQKKVRGFRTSSNPTSRWDSRGANFGEKTGSKPTESKEKPTEQHRKMHMPNSTSNPPARHHDITCFKYCGLGHYASECPNKRTMVIKANDIFLESDNSDGYEDMPHADDATNNEDIVEYAVSGEALVTRRILNVQAKDDRLEQRENIFHTKVLLGGKVGLMIIDAGRHTNVSSSTLITKLGLKCTKHPNPYKLEWLSDVGELKVMKQEFGDDFLDEIPPGLPLLQGIEHHIDFVPGLSIPNRPTYRTNPEETKELQRQVEDLLAKDFVRESMSPCAVPFLGKFVVVYFDDILIYSKCLDDHILHVQSVLEVLRKEQLYANLQKCSFCLSKVVFLGFVLSSTGIEVDDEKVKAIREWSTPQSVSDVRSFHGLVGLYQSFVKDFSTIAAPLTEIIKKHVNLK, from the exons ATGGCATATTTTTTGATTGAGCTGAATCGAGACATTGTAAATACTGTTGACCGTCACCCATTTGTGACTATGGAAGACTTGGTAAATCTAGCTATCAAGGTGGAAACACAGAAAAAGGTGAGAGGGTTTCGTACTTCTTCCAATCCTACTTCAAGGTGGGATTCTAGAGGTGCTAATTTCGGGGAGAAAACTGGATCTAAACCTACCGAATCGAAGGAGAAGCCTACAGAGCAGCACAGGAAGATGCACATGCCTAATTCCACTTCTAATCCTCCTGCACGGCATCATGATATTACCTGCTTTAAGTATTGCGGATTAGGACATTATGCTTCTGAGTGTCCAAATAAAAGGACCATGGTCATTAAAGCAAATGATATTTTCTTAGAATCTGATAACTCAGATGGGTATGAGGACATGCCACATGCGGATGATGCTACAAATAATGAAGATATAGTTGAGTATGCTGTTAGTGGCGAGGCCCTTGTTACTAGGCGGATCTTAAATGTACAAGCCAAGGACGATCGTCTAGAACAGCGAGAGAAcatctttcatacaaaagttttatTAGGAGGTAAGGTTGGACTCATGATCATTGATGCTGGAAGACATACAAACGTTTCTAGCTCTACTTTGATCACAAAATTGGGGTTGAAATGCACCAAACACCCTAACCCTTACAAACTGGAGTGGCTAAGTGATGTTGGTGAACTGAAGGTTATGAAGCAA GAATTTGGAGATGACTTTTTGGATGAGATACCCCCAGGTTTACCTCTACTACAAGGCATTGAGCATCACATTGACTTTGTCCCCGGATTAAGCATTCCTAACCGGCCAACTTACCGGACTAATCCTGAGGAGACGAAGGAACTGCAACGGCAAGTCGAGGACCTTTTGGCTAAGGATTTTGTGAGAGAAAGCATGAGTCCTTGTGCTGTTCCG TTTTTAGGTAAATTTGTGGTTGTTTATTTTGATGATATCCTTATCTACAGTAAATGTCTTGATGACCATATTTTGCATGTTCAATCTGTTTTAGAGGTACTTAGAAAGGAACAATTGTATGCTAATCTCCAAAAGTGCTCGTTCTGTCTGAGTAAAGTTGTATTCCTAGGTTTTGTGCTAAGTTCTACAGGGATTGAGGTAGATGATGAGAAAGTGAAGGCTATTAGAGAATGGTCCACACCTCAGAGTGTCTCTGATGTTAGAAGTTTTCATGGTCTTGTGGGTTTATATCAGAGCTTTGTTAAAGATTTTTCCACTATTGCTGCACCTTtaactgaaatcatcaagaaacaTGTCAACCTTAAATAG